From the genome of Thermococcus sp.:
CGTCTATGCTCAAGCCACCGTATTCCGCGTAAACTTTAAGGAGTCTGAGATAAGCCTGCGCCATCTGAGAAACTATCTCAAAGCTTGCCTTCAGTGCCTCAAGGGCCTTTTTGAGCTCCTGGACTTCTCTGGCGAGGTCTTCATCGGGCATAATAATTCATCGTATGCTCAGTCCTATAGCGCTTCCGGTCAGGGGTGAGCAGTTCATTCAGCTCCCATAGAGCGTCGAATACACTTCCTCCAGCGACGGCTCGTTGCGCTTTATCTCCTCAACGGTTATCCCGTTTCTGACCAGAAGTCCATTAACCTGGGAAGACTCGGCGTTTTCAACGAGGATGTAGTCCTTGAAAAGCTTTGGGGTGTAGCCGGCTTTCTCAAGAACCATCAGGGCTTTTTCCACTTCCCTGACCTTCACCAGAACTCCCCTAGCTGGAACACTTTTTCTAAACTCTTTCAGGCTTCCGGAGAACAGTATCTGGCCCTCCTTAATAACCGTAACTCTCCCACAGACCTCATCAACGTCGCCGAGTATATGGGTCGAAAAGAGAACGGAGGCGTTGTTTTCCCTCGCGTAGTCTTTGAGAAAGCGCTTGAACTCCAGCCTCCACTCCGGGTCAAGGCCCTTCGTCGGCTCGTCCAGAATCAAAACCTCTGGGTTTCCAAGAAAAGTCCTCGCCATTGCAACCCTCCGCTGAGTCCCACTGGAGAGGGTAGAAACCTTCTTTTTGGCGTATTTTCCAAGTTCAAAAAACTCCAGCAGGTCCCTCAGCTCCCTCCCATCGAAAACCCCCTTCAGCAGGGCGTAGCGCCTGAGGTTGTCCCATACTGAGAGGTTCGGGTAGAGGAGGTCGTACTCTGGAAGGTAGCCAATCCTCGCCCTTATTTCGGGATTCCGGAGAGGGTTAAGGCCAAAAACTTCGATCCTCCCCGAGTCAGGCACGAGGAGGCCGAGGATAAGCCGGAATGTAGTTGTTTTGCCCGCCCCGTTGTGGCCGAGGTAGGCGTGAATCTCACCCGGTTTTACGGTCAAGCTTATCCCGCGGAGGACTTCCCTTCCGCCAATAGTCTTCCCCACGTCCTCAAGGACTATCATGGAACCACCTCACACGAGCAGGGTCTTCTCGGCGAGCCTGTTACCTAGGGAGCTTAAGATCAGGAGCGAAGGGATTGAAATCCCCACCGAGATGGCCAGAGACAGCACCAGGGCAAGCTTTAGAGACAGGACGTTTCCAAAGTATCTCGGAACGTAAAGGGGAACAAAAAACGCCACAAAACCCACTGCAATCTTCACGGCGTTGAACCATACGGACCGGAAGAGCAGGGTTGTTAAAATCACGAAGAAGGTGAATGTGAGGAGCAGGGGAGTT
Proteins encoded in this window:
- a CDS encoding ABC transporter ATP-binding protein, translated to MIVLEDVGKTIGGREVLRGISLTVKPGEIHAYLGHNGAGKTTTFRLILGLLVPDSGRIEVFGLNPLRNPEIRARIGYLPEYDLLYPNLSVWDNLRRYALLKGVFDGRELRDLLEFFELGKYAKKKVSTLSSGTQRRVAMARTFLGNPEVLILDEPTKGLDPEWRLEFKRFLKDYARENNASVLFSTHILGDVDEVCGRVTVIKEGQILFSGSLKEFRKSVPARGVLVKVREVEKALMVLEKAGYTPKLFKDYILVENAESSQVNGLLVRNGITVEEIKRNEPSLEEVYSTLYGS